From one Deinococcus sp. NW-56 genomic stretch:
- a CDS encoding alpha/beta fold hydrolase: protein MQPVSPPAGLAPAPPTPALPPPTFLEVSGVRTRHVHAGTGPPAVLLHGIGRSLEDWSETVGPLAARHTVYAPDLIGFGLTDKPDVPYTLAGLARFVRHYLGAVGETRPVTLIGNSLGGAVAAQFALLYPERTRALVLVGSAGFGQSVALTLRLVTVPRLGEVLLRPSPLSARRTVESLFHDPRHVTPERVRWAEHLGWQPGAARAFLRVARHLGAWRGLHPEWRRTLAGGLAGRNLPTLIVWGDRDRIVPADHLEEARRIHPHAQVHLFPDTGHVPQIERAADFNRLVLDFLEEQA, encoded by the coding sequence GTGCAACCTGTGTCCCCACCCGCCGGGCTGGCCCCGGCCCCTCCGACTCCGGCCCTGCCCCCGCCCACCTTTCTGGAGGTCTCCGGCGTCCGCACCCGCCATGTCCACGCGGGAACCGGGCCGCCCGCCGTCCTGCTGCACGGCATCGGCCGCAGCCTGGAGGACTGGTCGGAGACGGTGGGGCCGCTGGCCGCGCGGCATACGGTCTATGCTCCCGACCTGATCGGCTTCGGCCTGACCGACAAGCCCGACGTGCCCTACACGCTGGCGGGGCTGGCCCGGTTCGTGCGGCACTATCTCGGCGCGGTGGGGGAGACCCGGCCCGTCACCTTGATCGGCAACTCGCTGGGCGGGGCGGTCGCGGCGCAGTTCGCGCTGCTGTACCCCGAGCGGACGCGGGCGCTGGTGCTGGTGGGCAGCGCGGGCTTCGGCCAGAGCGTGGCCCTCACCCTGCGCCTCGTCACGGTGCCCCGACTGGGCGAGGTGCTGCTGCGGCCCTCCCCCCTGTCGGCGCGGCGCACGGTGGAGAGCCTCTTTCACGATCCCCGGCACGTCACCCCCGAGCGGGTGCGCTGGGCCGAGCACCTGGGTTGGCAGCCCGGCGCCGCGCGGGCCTTTCTGCGGGTGGCGCGGCACCTGGGGGCGTGGCGGGGCCTGCACCCGGAGTGGCGCCGTACCCTGGCCGGGGGCCTCGCGGGCCGGAATCTCCCCACCCTGATCGTCTGGGGCGACCGCGACCGCATCGTGCCCGCCGACCATCTGGAAGAGGCTCGCCGCATCCATCCCCACGCCCAAGTCCACCTCTTTCCCGACACCGGCCATGTTCCGCAGATCGAGCGGGCGGCCGACTTTAACCGCCTCGTCCTGGACTTTCTGGAGGAGCAGGCATGA
- a CDS encoding NAD(P)/FAD-dependent oxidoreductase, which produces MTQAAVTRTQIAIIGTGFAGLGMGVRLGERGTEDFVLFERAHEVGGTWRDNTYPGCACDVKSDLYSFSFAPNPDWSHRYARQPEILDYLRGVADRFGLRSHIRFGHEVERAEWDDGEGLWRIRTSGGEYAARVLVSGHGPLIDPRWPDLPGLESFTGPRFHSARWDHSVDLGGKRVAVIGTGASAIQFIPEVQKVARQLTVFQRTPPWVMPGMDAETSERRRELFRRVPALQRASRGWIFGLAEARFLTFTSERAGRLAEGLARKHLEAQVADPALRAKLTPDYRLGCKRILVSDDYYPAIGQPNVELVTDPIREVRESEVVTADGVARPFDVLIAGTGFNATRPPMARLIHGRGGVSLADAWSDHLEALRGTTVAGFPNLFLLVGPNTALGHNSIVYIIESQLEYVLQALEYLDRHDLAALEARPEAQAAYSDALQAELRESVWVQGGCTSYYLDAQGRNSTLWPRRAAAFRRALRRFDPGEYAVRLSPTRPRPLVRREGAA; this is translated from the coding sequence ATGACTCAGGCCGCCGTGACACGTACCCAGATCGCCATCATCGGCACCGGCTTCGCAGGGTTGGGGATGGGGGTGCGCCTGGGGGAGCGCGGCACCGAGGACTTCGTGCTGTTCGAGCGGGCGCACGAGGTCGGCGGCACCTGGCGCGACAACACCTACCCGGGCTGCGCCTGCGACGTGAAGAGCGACCTCTACTCCTTTTCCTTCGCGCCCAACCCCGACTGGTCGCACCGCTACGCCCGCCAGCCCGAGATTCTGGATTACCTGCGCGGGGTGGCCGACCGCTTCGGCCTCCGGTCCCACATCCGCTTCGGACACGAGGTCGAGCGGGCCGAGTGGGACGACGGGGAAGGGCTGTGGCGCATCCGCACGAGCGGCGGCGAGTATGCGGCGCGGGTCCTCGTCTCCGGGCACGGGCCGCTGATCGATCCCAGGTGGCCCGACCTTCCCGGCCTGGAGAGCTTCACCGGGCCGCGCTTCCACTCGGCCCGCTGGGACCACTCGGTGGACCTGGGCGGAAAAAGGGTCGCGGTGATCGGCACCGGGGCCTCCGCGATTCAGTTCATTCCGGAGGTGCAGAAGGTGGCCCGGCAGCTCACCGTCTTCCAGCGCACGCCCCCCTGGGTCATGCCCGGGATGGACGCCGAGACCAGCGAGCGGCGGCGCGAGCTGTTCCGGCGCGTGCCTGCCCTGCAACGGGCCTCACGCGGCTGGATTTTCGGGCTGGCCGAGGCCCGCTTCCTGACCTTCACGAGCGAGCGGGCCGGGCGGCTCGCCGAGGGGCTGGCCCGGAAGCATCTGGAGGCGCAGGTCGCGGACCCGGCGTTGCGGGCCAAGCTCACGCCCGACTACCGCCTGGGGTGCAAGCGCATCCTCGTCAGCGACGACTATTACCCGGCGATCGGGCAGCCCAACGTCGAACTCGTCACCGACCCCATCCGCGAGGTCCGGGAGTCGGAGGTCGTCACGGCAGACGGCGTGGCCCGGCCCTTCGACGTGCTGATCGCCGGAACGGGCTTCAACGCGACCCGGCCGCCGATGGCCCGCCTGATTCACGGGCGGGGGGGCGTGTCGCTGGCCGATGCCTGGAGCGATCATCTGGAGGCGCTGCGGGGGACCACCGTGGCGGGCTTTCCCAACCTCTTCCTGCTGGTGGGGCCGAACACCGCGCTGGGACACAACTCCATCGTGTACATCATCGAATCACAGCTCGAGTACGTGTTGCAGGCGCTGGAGTACCTCGACCGCCACGACCTCGCGGCGCTGGAGGCCCGTCCGGAGGCGCAGGCTGCCTACAGCGACGCCCTGCAGGCCGAGCTGCGGGAGTCGGTGTGGGTGCAGGGGGGCTGCACGAGCTACTACCTGGACGCGCAGGGCCGCAACAGCACCCTCTGGCCCCGGCGGGCGGCGGCCTTCCGGCGGGCACTGCGGCGCTTCGATCCCGGCGAGTACGCGGTGCGCCTGAGTCCGACCCGCCCCCGGCCCCTGGTCCGGCGGGAGGGCGCCGCGTGA